A stretch of the Elephas maximus indicus isolate mEleMax1 chromosome 3, mEleMax1 primary haplotype, whole genome shotgun sequence genome encodes the following:
- the LOC126074093 gene encoding olfactory receptor 7G2-like, which produces MEPRNQTSVSKFLLLGLTEDPELQLLLFSLFLTMYMVTVLGNLLIVLTVSSDSYLHTPMHFFVSNLSITDICLSTTTIPKTLVNIKTQNQSITYTGCLNQIFFVQVFCGFENFLLAAMAYDRYVAICHPLKYTVVMNPCFCSLLVLLSLFISMVDALIHSLMVLQLSFCTNLEIPQFFCELPQVLKLACSSTLINNILIYFVACILGGVPLSGIIFSYTRIISSVLRMPSADGKHKPFSTCGSHLSVVSLFYGTSVGVYLSSAFALSPKKTAVASVMYIVIPQMMNPFIYSLRNRDIKVSLRKLIGRMPSI; this is translated from the coding sequence ATGGAACCCAGGAACCAAACAAGTGTTTCAAAAtttcttctcctgggactgacagAAGATCCAGAACTGCAGCTTCTCCTCTTTAGCCTATTCCTGACCATGTACATGGTCACTGTCCTTGGAAATCTGCTCATTGTCCTTactgtcagctctgactcctaccTGCACACTCCTATGCACTTCTTTGTCTCCAATCTGTCCATTACTGACATCTGTTTAAGTACAACTACCATCCCAAAGACGCTGGTGAATATCAAGACGCAGAATCAGAGCATCACTTATACAGGCTGCCTCAATCAGATTTTCTTTGTCCAGGTTTTTTGtggttttgaaaattttcttcttgcagctatggcctatgatcgctatgtggccatttgtcacccaCTGAAGTACACAGTCGTCATGAACCCCTGCTTCTGCAGCCTGCTAGTTCTACTTTCTTTGTTCATCAGTATGGTGGATGCGCTGATCCACAGTCTGATGGTTTTGCAGCTGTCCTTTTGCACAAATCTTGAAATCCCTCAGTTCTTCTGTGAACTTCCTCAGGTCCTCAAGCTCGCCTGCTCCAGTACCCTCATCAATAACATCCTGATATATTTTGTGGCTTGCATATTGGGTGGTGTTCCTCTCTCTGGGATCATATTCTCTTACACTAGAATTATCTCCTCCGTTTTAAGAATGCCATCAGCTGATGGAAAGCATAAACCTTTTTCCACCTGCGGGTCTCACCTCTCCgttgtttctttattttatggGACATCTGTTGGTGTGTACCTCAGTTCTGCATTTGCACTCTCTCCCAAGAAGACTGCAGTAGCCTCAGTGATGTACATTGTGATCCCTCAAATGATGAATCCTTTTATCTACAGCCTAAGGAACAGGGACATAAAAGTAAGCTTGAGAAAACTCATTGGTAGGATGCCTTCTATTTAG